In Calothrix sp. PCC 7507, one DNA window encodes the following:
- a CDS encoding penicillin-binding protein 2 — protein sequence MQKSARKFKNSRHSELIKQRKGDKRGLAETPDVNSQDQILNIKARLFIVWGVLMAAGLGLAVNLYQLQIVRGPKLKERARNQQMVNLRPFRPRRPVLDRNNNVLAVDRPVYTVYAHPKLFENSNEDMARRLAPILNQDSAELLKTFQSRKTGITLTAALPEEIADRLISLHLNGLEFIQKYARFYPQDDLVADVVGYVNLDRRGQAGVEYSQEKWLERVGQKVKLSRSGNGAFMSANAPEGFLSFDDLQLQLTIDSRLQRVARSALKQQMQKFDAHRGAVIVMDAADGSILALVSQPTYNPNEYSKAKIELFKNWTVADLYEPGSTFKPLNVAIALENGVIKPDDVFNDPGFIQVGDRTIKNAEKNRYGQISIAQILQHSSNIGMVQIIQRLRPNIYYNWLERLGIGQTVDTDLPFEVSSRLKSQEEFISSPIEPATTSFGQGFSLTPLQLVQMHGALANGGKLVTPHVVRGLIDSKGQMHHSPKYPAPRQIFSTATTQRVVEMMETVVSEGTGKVAQIPGYRIAGKTGTAQKASSTGGYKVGARITSFVGILPVESPRYVVLALVDEPKGENAYGSTVAAPIVKTVMEALIPIEQIPPSQPVNLAPETPKP from the coding sequence ATGCAGAAGTCGGCAAGAAAATTCAAAAATTCTCGACATTCAGAATTGATTAAGCAACGGAAGGGTGACAAGCGAGGGCTAGCGGAAACACCGGATGTGAATAGTCAAGACCAAATACTGAATATTAAAGCTAGGCTATTTATTGTTTGGGGGGTATTAATGGCTGCGGGATTGGGGTTGGCGGTCAATTTATATCAGCTGCAAATTGTCCGGGGGCCAAAGTTAAAGGAGAGGGCACGAAATCAGCAAATGGTAAATTTGCGCCCTTTTAGACCTCGTCGCCCAGTGCTGGATCGAAATAATAATGTATTGGCAGTTGACCGCCCTGTGTATACTGTCTACGCCCATCCCAAGCTGTTTGAAAATTCAAATGAGGATATGGCGCGGCGACTTGCGCCAATTTTGAACCAAGACTCAGCTGAGTTGCTGAAAACGTTTCAAAGTAGAAAAACTGGTATTACACTGACTGCTGCGCTACCAGAAGAAATAGCCGATCGCCTAATTTCGTTGCATTTAAATGGCTTAGAATTTATTCAAAAATATGCGCGTTTTTATCCGCAAGATGATTTAGTTGCTGATGTGGTGGGCTATGTGAATCTTGACCGTCGTGGTCAGGCTGGTGTGGAATATAGCCAAGAGAAGTGGCTAGAACGTGTTGGACAAAAGGTGAAGTTAAGTCGATCTGGTAATGGGGCATTCATGTCGGCTAATGCGCCAGAAGGGTTTTTATCTTTTGATGACTTGCAACTGCAATTAACTATCGATAGCCGCCTGCAACGGGTTGCCCGTTCTGCATTGAAGCAACAAATGCAAAAGTTTGATGCCCATCGTGGGGCGGTAATTGTGATGGATGCGGCGGATGGCTCGATACTGGCGCTGGTTTCTCAACCTACTTATAATCCGAATGAATACTCGAAAGCTAAAATCGAACTGTTTAAAAACTGGACGGTAGCTGATTTGTATGAACCGGGATCAACCTTCAAGCCGTTAAATGTGGCGATCGCTCTAGAAAATGGTGTCATCAAACCAGATGATGTTTTTAATGACCCTGGTTTTATTCAAGTAGGCGATCGCACTATCAAAAATGCTGAAAAAAATCGTTATGGACAGATCAGCATCGCTCAAATTCTGCAACACTCTAGCAATATTGGTATGGTACAAATCATCCAACGATTGCGGCCTAATATCTACTACAACTGGTTAGAACGCCTGGGAATAGGACAAACCGTCGATACAGATTTACCTTTTGAAGTCAGTAGTCGCCTCAAAAGTCAAGAAGAATTTATTTCCTCGCCAATTGAACCAGCAACTACCTCCTTTGGTCAAGGTTTTTCTCTCACACCTCTACAACTGGTGCAAATGCATGGTGCCTTAGCCAATGGTGGCAAATTGGTTACACCTCATGTTGTCCGAGGATTGATCGATAGCAAAGGGCAGATGCATCATTCACCCAAATACCCCGCGCCACGTCAAATTTTCTCTACCGCTACAACTCAACGGGTTGTAGAAATGATGGAAACCGTTGTTTCGGAAGGTACTGGCAAGGTGGCACAAATCCCCGGCTATCGCATCGCTGGTAAAACCGGGACAGCACAAAAAGCTAGCAGCACAGGTGGTTACAAAGTTGGTGCTAGAATCACCAGCTTCGTGGGGATTTTACCTGTGGAATCCCCACGCTATGTTGTTTTGGCATTGGTGGATGAACCAAAAGGAGAAAATGCTTATGGTTCTACTGTCGCTGCACCAATTGTGAAAACTGTTATGGAAGCATTGATTCCCATTGAACAAATTCCACCCAGTCAACCAGTAAATCTAGCACCAGAAACACCTAAGCCTTAA
- a CDS encoding glutathione S-transferase family protein: MLLLQFSTSHYCRKARLALGYKKIKYQVENLTPGLHIFKVKPLTGLTTVPVLLPQIAGQPEAIADSTQIFKFLENYQPQPTLFLPDHEQQTTAWMLEDWLDESIGTATRFVYYQYRAGEGKQINPSLASQAVIAVVRKQYKINEASVKLATNRLVTALEVLSIRWQKSDYLVGNQLSVADIAAAALLSPLALIPQYRQGYPWLFERIVQIHQLCDETLPPGLA; the protein is encoded by the coding sequence ATGTTGCTACTGCAATTTAGTACATCCCACTATTGTCGCAAAGCCCGTCTGGCTTTGGGATATAAGAAAATTAAATATCAGGTCGAAAATCTGACTCCTGGCTTACATATTTTCAAAGTGAAGCCTCTGACTGGTTTGACAACAGTACCAGTTTTGCTGCCACAAATTGCTGGACAGCCAGAAGCGATCGCTGACTCAACACAAATTTTCAAATTTCTCGAAAACTACCAACCACAACCGACGCTATTTTTACCTGATCATGAACAGCAAACCACCGCCTGGATGCTTGAAGATTGGCTAGATGAAAGCATCGGCACAGCAACGCGATTTGTCTACTATCAGTATCGTGCTGGTGAAGGTAAACAAATTAACCCATCATTAGCTAGTCAGGCAGTGATCGCAGTGGTACGCAAACAATATAAAATTAATGAAGCTAGTGTAAAATTAGCTACAAATAGACTAGTTACAGCCTTGGAAGTATTATCTATCCGGTGGCAAAAGAGTGATTATTTGGTAGGTAATCAGCTAAGTGTGGCAGATATTGCCGCAGCTGCCTTACTCAGCCCACTAGCACTAATTCCTCAGTACCGTCAGGGTTATCCTTGGCTATTTGAACGCATTGTGCAAATCCATCAACTGTGTGACGAAACACTACCACCAGGATTAGCTTGA
- a CDS encoding amidohydrolase family protein: MTEYSRLKTSPSAAIRATLDYPVIDTDVHTNDFTPAFEDYIANYGGAKLVDELRKTEASRLNSKTDGKDWYQQTPEERQYNRTIRSPWWARVTKNTLDLATYTLPALLYERQAEQGSDYSVLFPNNVLAPAGASPENRQALHRAVNHYHADIYRKYSDRLTPVAGIPLTTPQEGIEELEFAVNVLGLKVINITGGVKRPIKAIADKYPADKFPEIAKYASYIDFYGLDSEYDYDPFWAKVVELGVPVTTHYGSQGWTGRSSISNYMNNHIGHFADGSQAFAKALFFGGVTKRFPQLRVGMLEGGADWGAHVYIHLVDRFSKRNLKGLQNYNPDLTNSDELFELFERFGGDITEGYSLTKEELTKSVLGSSFSRHSRSPVGKELEDFAAAGIETIEDIRDRWVNSFFFGSESDDRTIAAAFNDKANPLGVKINAIYSSDVGHWDVPDLTSPLAESWDLVKEGVISEADFKAYVFANPYKFYTEANPNFFKGTAIESQVAQVESPQLAVV, from the coding sequence ATGACTGAATATAGCCGCTTAAAGACCTCGCCCTCTGCTGCAATCAGAGCCACCCTGGATTATCCGGTAATTGACACTGACGTTCACACCAATGATTTCACCCCAGCTTTTGAGGATTACATTGCTAATTACGGCGGTGCAAAACTTGTAGACGAATTACGCAAAACAGAAGCTTCCCGCCTCAACTCTAAGACTGACGGTAAAGACTGGTATCAACAAACTCCTGAAGAACGTCAATACAACCGCACCATCCGCTCACCTTGGTGGGCGAGAGTCACCAAAAACACCCTAGATTTGGCAACTTACACCCTCCCTGCACTGTTATATGAGCGTCAGGCAGAGCAGGGATCAGACTATTCGGTGCTGTTTCCCAATAATGTCCTAGCACCTGCGGGAGCTAGTCCAGAGAACCGTCAAGCACTGCACCGTGCAGTCAACCACTATCATGCTGATATCTATCGTAAATATAGCGATCGCCTGACACCAGTGGCTGGCATCCCCTTAACTACTCCCCAAGAAGGCATTGAGGAGCTAGAATTTGCCGTGAATGTACTAGGTTTAAAAGTCATTAATATTACTGGTGGTGTGAAACGACCGATTAAGGCGATCGCTGACAAATATCCAGCAGATAAATTCCCCGAAATCGCCAAATATGCTTCCTATATCGACTTCTACGGACTAGATAGTGAATACGACTACGATCCCTTCTGGGCTAAAGTCGTCGAACTAGGTGTACCCGTTACTACCCATTACGGCAGTCAAGGTTGGACTGGACGCTCCTCCATCAGTAACTACATGAACAACCACATCGGTCACTTCGCCGATGGTTCCCAAGCATTTGCCAAAGCGTTGTTCTTTGGTGGTGTGACCAAGCGGTTCCCACAGTTGCGCGTTGGGATGCTCGAAGGTGGCGCAGATTGGGGCGCTCACGTCTACATTCACCTAGTGGATCGCTTCTCAAAACGCAATCTCAAGGGACTGCAAAACTACAACCCAGACCTGACGAACTCTGATGAGTTGTTCGAGTTGTTTGAGCGCTTCGGTGGGGATATTACTGAAGGATATTCCCTCACCAAAGAAGAATTGACCAAGAGCGTACTGGGTTCCTCCTTCAGCCGTCATAGCCGCTCACCAGTGGGTAAGGAATTAGAGGATTTTGCAGCAGCCGGCATTGAAACCATTGAAGACATCCGCGATCGCTGGGTGAACAGTTTCTTCTTTGGTTCCGAGTCCGACGATCGCACCATCGCCGCCGCCTTCAACGACAAAGCTAATCCCTTGGGCGTGAAAATCAACGCCATCTATTCCTCTGACGTTGGTCACTGGGATGTGCCCGATCTCACCTCCCCACTAGCTGAAAGCTGGGATCTCGTCAAAGAAGGCGTGATTTCCGAAGCCGACTTCAAGGCATACGTATTCGCTAACCCCTACAAGTTCTACACCGAAGCCAACCCCAATTTCTTCAAGGGTACAGCGATCGAATCTCAAGTAGCTCAAGTTGAATCCCCACAATTAGCAGTGGTATAG
- a CDS encoding aldo/keto reductase has protein sequence MTTENRIEPRQLGSIGPSVFPLALGCMGMSGMYGATDDNESIATIHAALETGVTLLDTGDFYGSGHNEILIGHALKDRRDKALLSVKFGALRSPDGGWTGFDGRPAAVKNFVAYSLNRLGVDHIDIYRPARLDPQVPIEDTIGAIADLIKAGYVRYIGLSEVGVDTIRRAHAVHPISDLQIEYSLISRSPETEIFPVLQELGIGVTAYGVLSRGLLSGSIPSTQGDFRANLPRFSGDNLAQNQRLVEELKQIAQEKGVRPSQLAIAWVLAKSKNIVPVIGARKQTQLAESLAAVSVNLSPADLTRIEEVIPQDAIAGSRYDQHQMQMLDSEK, from the coding sequence ATGACCACAGAAAATAGAATTGAGCCTCGCCAACTCGGCTCCATAGGCCCCTCTGTTTTTCCGCTGGCTCTGGGATGTATGGGCATGTCGGGTATGTATGGTGCGACAGACGACAATGAAAGTATTGCGACCATTCATGCAGCCCTCGAAACCGGTGTCACACTGTTAGATACTGGTGATTTCTATGGCAGTGGGCACAATGAGATACTGATTGGCCATGCGCTCAAAGACCGCCGAGATAAAGCTTTGCTCTCGGTGAAGTTTGGTGCTTTGCGTAGTCCTGATGGCGGATGGACTGGTTTTGATGGGCGTCCAGCAGCGGTGAAGAACTTTGTTGCTTATAGTCTTAACCGCCTGGGAGTAGATCATATTGATATTTACCGCCCTGCACGCTTAGATCCGCAGGTTCCCATTGAGGATACTATTGGGGCGATCGCTGATTTAATTAAAGCTGGCTATGTCCGATACATCGGGCTATCGGAGGTGGGCGTAGATACCATCCGTCGCGCCCACGCTGTCCACCCTATCAGTGATTTACAAATCGAATACTCTCTGATTAGCCGTAGTCCTGAAACCGAGATATTTCCCGTTCTGCAAGAACTTGGCATTGGCGTAACTGCTTATGGTGTGCTTTCACGAGGGCTATTGAGTGGTTCTATTCCATCTACTCAGGGTGATTTCCGTGCCAACTTACCACGCTTTAGTGGAGACAATCTGGCTCAGAATCAGCGCCTTGTGGAAGAGTTAAAGCAAATTGCACAAGAGAAAGGAGTTCGTCCTTCACAGTTAGCGATCGCTTGGGTACTCGCTAAAAGCAAAAATATTGTACCAGTCATCGGCGCACGCAAGCAGACTCAACTTGCCGAATCTCTGGCGGCTGTGAGTGTGAACCTCTCCCCAGCAGACTTGACTCGCATCGAAGAGGTAATTCCTCAAGATGCGATCGCTGGTAGCCGTTACGATCAACACCAGATGCAGATGCTGGACAGCGAAAAGTAA
- the glgB gene encoding 1,4-alpha-glucan branching enzyme — MSMTTIAPELVNRIVWNQHQDPFEVLGSHLVELNGKKVWAVRAYLPNASAAWVVLPQERKEYAMETVHHPNFFECIIETAELTNYQLRIKEGEHERVTYDPYAFRSPNLTDFDLHLFGEGNHHRLYEKLGAHPTDVDGVKGVYFAVWAPNARNVSLLGDFNNWDGRQHQMRKGATGVWELFIPEVGVGEHYKYEIKNFEGHIYEKSDPFGFQQEPRPKTASIVTDLNTYKWSDEDWLEKRRHTDPLTQPVSVYEVHLGSWLHASSDEPAKLPNGETEAVVTVSELNPGARFLTYRELAERLIPYVKELGYTHLELLPIAEHPFDGSWGYQVTGYYAPTSRFGTAEDFMYFVDQCHKNDIGVIVDWVPGHFPKDGHGLAFFDGSHLYEHADPRKGEHKEWGTLVFNYSRHEVRNFLVANALFWFDKYHIDGIRVDAVASMIYNDYCRKEGEWLPNQYGGRENLDAADFLRQVNSLIFSYFPGALSIAEESTSWPMVSWPTYTGGLGFNLKWNMGWMHDMLDYFSMDPWFRQFHQNNITFSMWYNHSENFMLALSHDEVVHGKSNIIGKMPGDRWQKLANVRCLFSYMFAHPGKKTMFMSMEFGQWSEWNVWADLEWHLFQYEPHQQLKQFFQDLNHLYRSEPTLYTQDFAQEGFEWIDCSDNRHSVVSFIRRDRYSDDFAIVVCNFTPQPHSHYRIGVPEEGFYTELFNSDARKYGGSNMGNLGGKWTDQWSLHNRPYSLDLCLPPLGVLVLKLDKVKTAEVIKS, encoded by the coding sequence ATGTCCATGACCACGATCGCTCCTGAACTGGTTAACCGTATCGTCTGGAATCAACATCAAGATCCCTTTGAAGTACTGGGTTCTCATCTTGTAGAACTGAATGGCAAAAAAGTATGGGCTGTGAGAGCTTACCTACCAAACGCCAGTGCAGCTTGGGTAGTTCTTCCTCAAGAACGGAAAGAATATGCGATGGAAACAGTGCATCATCCCAACTTTTTTGAATGCATTATTGAAACAGCAGAACTGACAAATTATCAGTTACGGATTAAAGAAGGCGAACACGAGCGCGTCACTTACGATCCCTACGCCTTCCGTTCTCCCAACCTGACTGACTTTGACTTACATTTGTTTGGTGAAGGCAATCATCACCGACTTTACGAGAAATTGGGAGCGCACCCCACAGACGTAGATGGTGTAAAGGGTGTTTATTTTGCTGTTTGGGCACCCAACGCCCGCAATGTTTCCTTACTAGGAGACTTTAACAACTGGGATGGGCGACAACACCAAATGCGTAAAGGTGCCACCGGCGTTTGGGAATTGTTCATCCCCGAAGTGGGCGTGGGAGAGCATTACAAATATGAAATAAAAAATTTTGAAGGACACATTTACGAAAAATCCGATCCTTTTGGTTTTCAGCAGGAACCCCGCCCCAAAACAGCATCAATTGTTACTGATTTAAATACCTACAAATGGAGTGATGAAGACTGGTTAGAAAAGCGCCGTCACACTGACCCCCTCACCCAACCAGTGTCAGTTTATGAAGTACATTTAGGCTCTTGGTTACACGCATCTAGTGACGAACCTGCTAAATTACCCAATGGTGAAACTGAGGCCGTAGTTACGGTTTCTGAACTGAATCCAGGCGCACGCTTCCTCACCTACCGGGAATTGGCAGAAAGACTAATTCCCTACGTCAAAGAATTAGGTTATACCCATTTGGAACTGTTGCCCATTGCAGAGCATCCCTTTGATGGCTCTTGGGGTTATCAAGTTACTGGTTACTATGCTCCCACCTCCCGTTTTGGTACCGCCGAGGATTTCATGTATTTTGTTGACCAATGTCACAAAAATGATATCGGCGTGATTGTGGATTGGGTTCCTGGACACTTCCCCAAAGATGGACATGGTTTAGCTTTCTTTGATGGTAGTCACTTGTATGAACATGCTGATCCCCGCAAAGGTGAACACAAGGAATGGGGGACTTTAGTATTCAACTATTCCCGCCATGAAGTGCGTAATTTCTTAGTAGCAAATGCGCTGTTCTGGTTTGACAAGTACCACATTGATGGAATTCGCGTTGACGCTGTAGCCTCAATGATCTACAACGACTATTGTCGTAAAGAAGGGGAATGGCTACCCAATCAGTACGGTGGTAGAGAAAACCTAGATGCTGCGGACTTCTTACGTCAAGTAAATTCTCTGATTTTTAGCTATTTTCCTGGCGCGCTCTCCATTGCGGAGGAATCCACTTCCTGGCCGATGGTTTCTTGGCCTACCTACACAGGCGGCTTGGGCTTTAACTTGAAGTGGAATATGGGCTGGATGCACGATATGCTGGACTACTTCAGCATGGACCCCTGGTTCCGCCAGTTTCACCAAAACAACATCACTTTTAGCATGTGGTACAACCACAGTGAGAACTTCATGCTGGCTCTGTCCCACGATGAGGTGGTGCATGGTAAGAGTAATATCATCGGCAAAATGCCGGGGGATAGATGGCAGAAGTTAGCTAATGTGCGTTGTTTGTTTTCTTATATGTTTGCTCACCCAGGCAAGAAAACCATGTTTATGAGCATGGAATTTGGTCAGTGGAGTGAGTGGAATGTCTGGGCTGATTTGGAATGGCATCTATTCCAGTATGAACCACACCAACAGTTAAAGCAGTTTTTCCAGGATTTAAACCATCTCTACCGCTCCGAGCCTACTTTGTATACACAGGACTTTGCTCAGGAAGGGTTTGAGTGGATTGATTGTAGCGACAATCGCCACAGTGTGGTTTCGTTTATTCGCCGCGATCGCTATTCTGATGATTTTGCGATCGTCGTTTGTAACTTCACACCCCAACCCCATTCACATTATCGCATCGGTGTACCAGAGGAAGGTTTTTATACAGAATTGTTCAATAGCGATGCCCGCAAATATGGCGGTAGCAATATGGGCAACTTAGGCGGTAAGTGGACAGATCAATGGTCGTTGCACAATCGTCCCTATTCGCTGGATTTGTGTCTACCACCTTTGGGTGTGTTGGTTCTCAAGTTGGATAAAGTGAAGACAGCAGAGGTAATCAAGTCTTAA
- a CDS encoding SidA/IucD/PvdA family monooxygenase, translating to MTTTTDPDFGAREALRLIGPDPENWVSDRPGIDHNVTIVGGSGSGSVFAFALRRAGIGRVKVIDAAEDESHAGVWLNRARMNKLRTPKNLPGPELGIPELSFQAWYEARHSAEAYAAIDRIPRLLWAEYLSWYRHFLGIQVRYQTKLVRVEPVDGFFRLHLEVNGVPQVETTRKIIFANGVAGTGGPYIPPVLADLSRTLYAHTADAIDFTALRGKTVAVLGAAASAFDAAGVALESGAKAVHLFARRQAIASLPINRVRGYPGAYNNYPELPDAARWFQAWRFRQVGSTPPPDAIQRVVAFSNFYLHLSATWKTAQSRGDRIVAQVNDDVFEFDFAIAGTGYFVDPTKRPELADFNKHIALWRDRYQPPADQRDDDLGTHPYLGSAHEYLEKVPGTAPYLKDIHVFNPAGFVSFGLPIGDVPSIRRDVPAIVSRISHDLFFSDWEQHEARITSNKIAPDFEDSLYAAAVWQQPAKVAVN from the coding sequence ATGACAACAACGACTGACCCCGATTTCGGCGCTCGTGAGGCACTACGCCTCATTGGCCCTGACCCAGAGAACTGGGTGAGCGATCGCCCAGGCATAGACCACAACGTCACCATAGTGGGTGGTAGCGGCTCCGGTAGCGTTTTCGCATTTGCCCTACGACGCGCTGGCATCGGCCGCGTAAAGGTGATTGATGCGGCTGAGGACGAGTCCCATGCAGGCGTGTGGCTCAATCGAGCGCGGATGAACAAGCTACGCACACCGAAGAACCTTCCCGGCCCTGAACTAGGCATTCCAGAACTGTCTTTTCAAGCATGGTATGAGGCGCGTCACAGTGCTGAAGCCTACGCAGCGATCGACCGCATCCCCCGGTTGCTGTGGGCTGAGTACCTCAGTTGGTATAGGCATTTCCTGGGTATCCAGGTGCGTTACCAGACAAAGCTGGTGCGGGTTGAGCCAGTTGATGGTTTCTTTCGCTTGCACCTAGAGGTAAACGGTGTCCCACAGGTAGAGACTACACGCAAGATTATCTTTGCCAACGGTGTGGCTGGCACTGGTGGCCCCTACATACCGCCAGTACTAGCTGACTTATCGCGTACATTGTATGCACACACCGCCGATGCCATCGATTTTACAGCACTGCGCGGTAAGACTGTGGCAGTGCTGGGTGCAGCGGCTTCAGCTTTCGATGCCGCTGGGGTAGCACTAGAATCGGGAGCCAAGGCAGTACACCTGTTCGCACGGCGGCAGGCGATCGCATCTCTGCCTATAAATCGTGTGCGGGGTTATCCTGGTGCTTACAACAATTATCCCGAACTGCCTGATGCAGCCCGCTGGTTCCAAGCTTGGCGCTTTCGTCAAGTCGGTTCTACACCACCACCGGATGCAATTCAAAGGGTAGTCGCTTTCTCCAACTTCTACCTGCACCTGTCCGCAACCTGGAAAACAGCGCAGTCAAGGGGCGATCGCATAGTTGCCCAAGTGAACGATGATGTATTTGAATTTGATTTTGCGATCGCTGGTACTGGTTACTTTGTTGACCCCACAAAGCGCCCAGAACTAGCCGATTTTAATAAGCATATTGCACTGTGGCGCGATCGCTACCAGCCACCAGCCGACCAGCGTGACGACGATCTGGGAACACACCCCTATCTCGGTAGTGCCCACGAATACTTAGAAAAAGTACCTGGCACTGCACCCTACCTGAAGGACATTCACGTCTTCAACCCAGCAGGTTTCGTCAGCTTCGGCCTGCCAATCGGCGACGTACCCAGCATCCGCCGTGACGTACCTGCGATCGTATCGCGTATCAGCCATGACTTATTCTTCAGCGACTGGGAGCAGCACGAAGCCCGCATCACCAGCAACAAAATCGCCCCGGACTTTGAAGACTCACTGTACGCCGCCGCTGTTTGGCAACAACCCGCCAAAGTTGCAGTTAACTAA
- a CDS encoding dienelactone hydrolase family protein, which translates to MPVEHISNGSLPYLFSPVSENANQSAPLVLFLHGARDRGTDLNTLLKWGLPRFVDASAPLPYVFAAPQLPEEQTWVEREADVIALLDHLIASQPIDPSRVIISGFSLGTAGAWHIAASHPGHFAGLVAVSGRVPKTLEATQLAALKEIPIQIFQGGKDEKLPIEDTQQIVDTLRGLGGTVDFTLLPDGDHFIADEVYGDPKLQQWLVSQSRRASVAV; encoded by the coding sequence ATGCCCGTCGAACATATCAGCAATGGTTCTTTACCTTATCTTTTCTCACCTGTCTCTGAAAATGCCAACCAATCGGCACCGCTCGTATTGTTTTTACATGGAGCGCGCGATCGCGGCACTGATCTAAATACACTACTGAAATGGGGTTTACCTCGTTTCGTGGACGCATCAGCCCCGTTACCTTACGTCTTTGCAGCCCCCCAGCTTCCTGAAGAACAAACCTGGGTAGAGCGCGAAGCAGATGTGATTGCGTTGCTAGATCATCTCATCGCTTCCCAGCCCATAGATCCATCGCGTGTAATTATATCTGGGTTCAGCTTAGGTACAGCTGGGGCTTGGCATATCGCCGCTTCCCATCCTGGGCACTTCGCTGGTTTGGTAGCCGTTTCCGGCCGTGTACCCAAGACATTAGAAGCAACCCAACTAGCTGCACTCAAAGAAATTCCCATCCAAATATTTCAAGGTGGCAAGGACGAAAAACTGCCGATTGAGGATACACAGCAAATTGTTGATACCTTGCGCGGATTAGGGGGAACAGTAGATTTTACTCTACTGCCTGATGGCGATCATTTTATTGCCGATGAAGTATACGGCGACCCGAAATTGCAACAATGGCTGGTTTCACAGAGCCGCCGCGCATCTGTAGCTGTCTAA
- a CDS encoding LLM class flavin-dependent oxidoreductase, with protein sequence MSLTRKFRLGAFIQATGHHVSSWRHPDSQADAGLNFEHYKEITQTAQRGLLDAVFLADSPGVWGGAPETQYRNGKIAHFEPVTLFSALSSVTENIGFIATASTTYEDPYTLARKFASLDYLSKGRAGWNVVTTGNENVAQNFGYDQHPEHSQRYERAEEFVQVVQGLWDSWEDDAFIRDKESGVYFDPNKLHTLNHKGKHFAVKGPLNVGRPPQGYPVIVQAGASEAGRDLAARTAEVIFTANQTLADAQEFYADIKGRLAQYGRSPDDLKIMPGAFPIIGRTEAEAQEKYEFLQSLIHPDVAWGILKTYYKGVDLSKYSLDDVAPELPNDTNANKSRLKLVRDLATRGTLTLRQLYLSLATARGHRTILGTPETIADQLEEWFNNGAADGFNIMPPILPTGLDDFVNLVVPVLQKRGLFRTEYEGSTLRENLGLRRPGNSFAAKKVNEKLVLA encoded by the coding sequence ATGAGTCTAACACGCAAGTTTCGTTTAGGTGCATTTATTCAAGCTACCGGACATCATGTGTCTTCCTGGCGACACCCTGATTCACAAGCAGATGCTGGACTGAATTTCGAGCATTACAAAGAAATTACCCAAACAGCCCAACGCGGCTTATTAGATGCAGTTTTTCTAGCGGACAGCCCAGGAGTCTGGGGTGGCGCTCCAGAAACTCAATATCGGAATGGGAAAATTGCCCATTTCGAGCCTGTCACTCTCTTCTCAGCCTTGTCCTCTGTCACTGAAAATATCGGCTTCATAGCCACCGCCTCCACCACCTATGAAGACCCCTACACCCTGGCACGGAAGTTTGCCTCCCTGGACTATTTGAGCAAAGGTCGGGCTGGCTGGAATGTAGTCACCACAGGCAATGAGAATGTGGCTCAGAATTTTGGATACGACCAACACCCAGAACACAGCCAGCGTTATGAACGCGCTGAAGAGTTTGTGCAAGTGGTGCAAGGACTGTGGGATAGCTGGGAAGACGATGCCTTTATTCGTGATAAAGAATCTGGTGTTTATTTCGATCCCAACAAACTGCATACATTGAACCACAAGGGCAAACATTTTGCTGTTAAAGGCCCTTTGAATGTTGGGCGTCCACCCCAAGGCTACCCGGTAATTGTCCAGGCTGGAGCCTCCGAAGCCGGACGGGACTTGGCCGCGCGGACTGCGGAGGTAATTTTCACCGCCAATCAAACCCTAGCGGATGCCCAGGAATTTTATGCTGATATTAAAGGTAGGCTAGCGCAATATGGGCGATCGCCAGATGATCTCAAAATTATGCCTGGGGCTTTCCCCATCATTGGCCGCACCGAAGCAGAAGCTCAAGAAAAGTACGAATTTTTGCAATCGTTAATCCATCCCGATGTCGCCTGGGGCATTTTAAAGACTTATTACAAAGGTGTTGATCTGTCGAAATATTCCCTGGATGATGTAGCGCCTGAACTACCCAACGACACCAACGCTAACAAAAGTCGTCTCAAACTAGTTAGAGATTTAGCTACTCGTGGGACTCTCACACTGCGCCAGTTGTATCTGTCTCTGGCTACTGCAAGAGGTCATCGCACCATCCTTGGTACTCCCGAAACCATAGCCGATCAGTTAGAAGAATGGTTTAACAACGGTGCGGCTGATGGCTTTAATATTATGCCGCCAATCTTACCCACAGGGTTGGATGACTTCGTTAATTTGGTCGTTCCCGTCCTGCAAAAACGTGGATTGTTCCGGACTGAATACGAGGGTAGTACCTTGCGTGAAAACCTGGGTTTACGTCGTCCGGGTAATAGTTTTGCTGCCAAAAAAGTGAATGAGAAATTGGTCTTGGCGTAA